The region GTGATATTACATACCTCCTCTATTCGTTGCTTCAATTGCATAAAACTTTGTTTAGAGAAAGCACGGAAGGTTCCACCAATGGTGACTGAATCTGGAATAACATTAAAAGCACCACCTCCATGAAATTTGGCAACTGTAACaacctaaaaaataaaaataaaatatttattttttattattttcataacaaacAAATGACAATTCATCTATGTATTTTCATAAGGAACACAAGGCTCTTGGGAAACCTGAGAATCAAGAGGATCGGTTTCTCTTGACACGAGATGCTGTAAACTGACAACCACATTTGAGGCTGCTAAAATTGGGTCGATTGAGTGGTGGGGGATGGCGGCATGACCACCTTTTCCGGTGATGACCGCTTCAAAAACACCACTTCCGGCCAAAATAGCACCGGATTTTGAGAAAACTTGGCCAAGAGATTGCTGTGGAGAAACATGTAAACCAAATATGGCTTTCACATTCTCAAGAGATCCACTATCCACCACCTGTTTTGCACCACCACCGCCTTCCTCCGCCGGTTGAAAAACCAGGACTACTGTTCCCTGCCAAATATATGCAAAATGTTTTGAGTAATTTGTACTCGTATGCACATACAGACTATGAAActcttttaaaaatgaaaaagaggGTTAATGCAAGAAGTAGCAATGtgctttcattgatttgtttgcATCTTACTTCAttctttatattaaaacattatgCTTTAAAGAAAAACCTAAATTATTGTTAggaattcaatccttttaacttATAAACAAGCACCCATACTTCATCTAAATTCTATCTACCAAAATGGTGAGCATTCAAAATAGAGGATGCAATGAAAAACTAAACAAACCTACCTTCAAAAGATGGCTATAGTTTTTGAGAATCTTAGCTGCCCCAAGAAGCATTGTGACATGACCATCATGACCACATGCATGCATCTTTCCAGGAACTTTACTCTTGTGTTTCCATTCCACCATTTCCTAATCACAAAGATCATAAAACTTATCAATACACTTATGATGTTACATCCACGAGTCAATCATTTATTGAGCAGTTAGAATTTGAGTCAATTTTCTCGAATTGGGTGTAAATAAGAGCtcgaaacaataactataagaaCTTGACTTGAGTTCTTAATAAGTCAAAGTTCAAAACGCATAACAAGTAGTTCTTGTAATTAGCCAGAGTTCAAAACTCAAAACAATAGAAATGGATAATAAATCTCGCAGAAAGTTAATCAACTTCAACTATCTTAGAAATTAATCTAGcaggaaaaaaaatacaaattaagcttaaaaaataacaaaaccTGCATGGAAAGAGCATCCATATCTGCCCTTAGAGCAACAAACGGAGGTTCGCCGGAGCCGATGAATCCAACAACACCGGTAACTGCAATTGGGTGTTTGTAAGAAATCCCCAATTTATCCAATTCTTCTCTGATAACTTTACTGGTCTCGAATTCTTGATATCCCAGCTCTGGATTCTCATGTATCTTTCTCCTAACCCCCACCATCCAATCAAAAACCTCACTTTTCTTTGCAAATTTGAGAAATTCTTGCGAGATCTCAGAAACCCCAAATGAGATTTGAGGTTTAAGAAGCGAAACAATCATAATCACAAAAAACCATTTCGAAACTTTCATTTCTTCGGTCTGAACAACTAAGTAATAGTCAGTACGATGGTAAGATTGAATTCGTAAGAAGACGAATTACAGAAATTGGTGAAGAAAATCAGTAGGGCAAGGAAGGTGAGAGTGTATGTTGTGTGATTAACTAATTATGAGCATCGTAGTTCATTGGGAATGAGGTGAAATACAGGGAGAAAAGGTTGAATTGACGAATATTTGTGTTAAAAAATAAGGAGTAGGTGAATTAAGATGCAGTCGATATTTTCGCGGTGGCTCCTCCGTTGATTCCCGCCGGCACCTAATTTGTAAACGTGCTTTAATTGAAAGCATGTGCGCAAATGACAACTCATCGATCCGTTTGAGATCATTATTATTTTTTCGTGTCcgtatatttgaaattttgaattattGGTGTTTAGTTGGGTTTTTACTATGAAGCTAAGATTCTAATAGCAAATTTTGTGATACTCATGCACGCTATAGTCGATATTTCTTGAAGAAAGTGCTTAACACGATGATTGTCGATATCCAAGTTGATTATCATCACATTATTCCATGTTCTATAGAGTCCGGTTTCTAACAATTAAGTTACCAGTTTTAATCGTTATATTGGTTTTTTTTGTTCATCTTGTTATCCACTCCATCAGATCCAGCTTCAAAATTTATCTCTTGTTTTATGATAATGTTATTCGTTAGAGATATAAACATAACTCAAATGGCTACATATATTAGTAAAAAATGGATAGAGATTGCAACCCCTAGAAATGAAAAACAATAATTCTCAAATTCATGAACAAGACAAGATCCCTTCATCTTGTAGATCTCAAACCCAAGATTTTTCTTAGGAACTCGCTTCATAAATTAGTAAGAGAGATATTTTGTTGCATAAATTGGTAAAAAGAGTGCAACTCAAACCTCATaccaaaaaaaatacaaaactacaCCAGGCTAAGGCTACAATTTCTTGCCCAATTTGTTCTCTTTTCAGGATCATCTCTTACTTCTTGGCTGCTATGTTGAAGCGTCTTTAAAGTTTTCTAATATTACAAGACACAACTGGCTCTTAAGTATTATCTGCTTGCTG is a window of Lactuca sativa cultivar Salinas chromosome 1, Lsat_Salinas_v11, whole genome shotgun sequence DNA encoding:
- the LOC111900068 gene encoding IAA-amino acid hydrolase ILR1-like 4; translated protein: MKVSKWFFVIMIVSLLKPQISFGVSEISQEFLKFAKKSEVFDWMVGVRRKIHENPELGYQEFETSKVIREELDKLGISYKHPIAVTGVVGFIGSGEPPFVALRADMDALSMQEMVEWKHKSKVPGKMHACGHDGHVTMLLGAAKILKNYSHLLKGTVVLVFQPAEEGGGGAKQVVDSGSLENVKAIFGLHVSPQQSLGQVFSKSGAILAGSGVFEAVITGKGGHAAIPHHSIDPILAASNVVVSLQHLVSRETDPLDSQVVTVAKFHGGGAFNVIPDSVTIGGTFRAFSKQSFMQLKQRIEEVIVGQASVHRCNASVTFGSKDKPFFPATINHEGLHKFFQEIAGDVLGVDNVKETPPLMGAEDFSFYQEIIPGYFYFIGMKDEKKGTPASLHSPFFELNEDVLPYGAALQATLAARYLGQTQDLERHQHVEL